A stretch of Triticum aestivum cultivar Chinese Spring chromosome 1D, IWGSC CS RefSeq v2.1, whole genome shotgun sequence DNA encodes these proteins:
- the LOC123181403 gene encoding probable glutathione S-transferase GSTU6, translated as MAAAAGGDEVKLLGVWDSPFVNRVQIVLNLKGISYEYVEEDLHSKGELLLASNPVHKKVPVLIHNGKPIPESQVIVQYIDEAWRGTGPSVLPADPHQRATARFWAAYVDDKVGSPWFTILFARKTEEKMEAAVRAISAMETLEGAFGESSGGKPFFGGDGIGFVDVVLGSYLGWFVVIEKMIGVKLLDAGRTPALAAWAQRFRMADAVKGVLPEDVDKVLEFLQTFLD; from the exons ATGGCAGCGGCGGCAGGAGGAGACGAGGTGAAGCTGCTAGGCGTGTGGGACAGCCCGTTCGTGAACAGGGTGCAGATCGTGCTCAACCTGAAGGGCATCAGCTACGAGTACGTCGAGGAAGACCTCCACAGCAagggcgagctcctcctcgcctCCAACCCCGTGCACAAGAAGGTGCCCGTCCTCATCCACAACGGCAAGCCCATCCCGGAGTCGCAGGTCATCGTGCAGTACATCGACGAGGCCTGGCGGGGCACCGGCCCGAGCGTCCTCCCCGCCGACCCGCACCAGCGCGCCACCGCCCGGTTCTGGGCCGCCTACGTCGACGACAAG GTTGGGTCGCCGTGGTTCACCATCCTGTTCGCCCGCAAGACCGAGGAGAAGATGGAGGCGGCAGTGCGGGCCATCTCGGCGATGGAGACGCTGGAAGGCGCGTTCGGGGAAAGCTCCGGGGGGAAGCCGTTCTTCGGCGGCGACGGCATCGGGTTCGTCGACGTTGTGCTCGGCAGCTACCTGGGCTGGTTCGTGGTGATCGAGAAGATGATCGGCGTCAAGCTCCTGGACGCGGGGAGGACGCCGGCCCTGGCCGCGTGGGCTCAGCGGTTCAGGATGGCGGATGCGGTGAAGGGTGTCTTGCCTGAAGATGTCGATAAGGTGCTCGAGTTTTTGCAGACGTTCCTTGATTAG